GGCGCGCCGTGTACTCATCGCTGGTACTCAGTCGTCGAGGCTGATGGGTCCGTCGACTTCGAAGGCGACGCCCTCGCGGCGGGCGCGCTCGGCACACGCCGAGAGGGCCGGCTCGACCTTCTCCGGGTTCGCGACGGACGAGCACCGCACCGAGACGGTCCCGGCGCCGATGAAGGAGGCGGCGCGGACGTAGTTCCGGAGGCGGTCGGCCTCGCGCTGGGTGGCCAGCGAGCAGTCCTCGTCGAACCGGGCGCGCACGTCGATGGCCGACGGGACGTAGCCCTCCCGGGTCAGCTCGTGCTTGAGGTCGCGCAGGTACTCGGGGGCGGTCGAATCGAGGCCCTCGGCGTCGAGGCGGACGGGCTGGACGTCCTCGTGTCGACAGTGTTCGATGGTCCGTTCGACGTTGGGTGACGGGGTCGCGCTCATGCTACCAACGCATACATGGTAGGAATACAAAAAGGTTCGTGTATGTGCTGTAGTTATGCAGTTGGGGTTTCGATACGTATTGGGTAGGATACACCAGCAACGACCGTGAGAGAATGGGCCACGCTTATTATTCCGTATAGAGAGAAGCCTGTATGAAAGAGTGCCCGCGCTGTGGGTCGTCGCTGAGTCGCTACGCGTTGAGCGAGGTCGAGGCGTACGGCTGTGATAGCTGTGGGTGGGTCGGCATCGACGTCGAACATCGGTCGGAGCCGGTCCGCATCGAGTCCTGGCAGGACGCCATCCGGCGCTTCCACCAGCAGTTCTCCGACAGCGAACTCGACGAGCACGCAGAGAACCTGAGCCGGGTCGAGGCGGAGCGCCAGGCGGTCATGGCAGAAGACGAGCCTGCGTACGAGCACGCGGAGTCGGCCGACAGCGACGCGGTCGGAGACGGCGACGAGAGTGGTGAAGACGAGGAGACGACCACGGCCGAGGAGGCTGCCGACGAGGGGACTGCGGACGATACGGAGTCGCCGACGGCCGAGGAAGACGGTGCGACCGCGACGACCGAGTCGGACGACGGTACCGAGGATGGCACAGAGAGCGAGGACGCTGCTGACGGTACCGACGCCGACGGCGCGGACACCGAGGCCGACCCCGGCGCCGAGGCGGCCCCCGAGACCGCCGCACCGACGAACTCCCAGGCCGAGTAGCGACCACGACACCCGGCAGTTCCGGCACACTTCTCTCCAGGTTTCCGACGCCCAGCTCTCGAGGGTCGAAACCGACCAGCGACGCTGGCGCTCTGCTGCTGGCGGCGCGAAAAAACGGTGACCGTGTCGCGGGACTGCTTACTCGTCTGCGGCCGGCGCTTCGGCTTCCTGCTCGCGCTCGTCGACGTCCTCGTCGGACCGTGCGGCGACGAGGGAACCACGTGCGACACTGTACAGCGGCTCGCTCGCGTGCTGGACGCCGCTGATGGAGAACGGGATGTTGGCGTCCTCGAGGTGGTCGCGGAAGAGCTCCTCGAACCCGTCGGGGCTGGAGGTGCCACCCGTGACGACGACCGGCACGTCCAGACCTTCCTCGACGTCCTCCTCGTCGACCTCGCGGACGACGTTCTCGATGACGTAGTCCAGCAGGTTCTCGTAGTAGATGCTGAGTGCACCCTCGACGCCACCGACGTCGGTGGTGAAGTCGAGTTCGAAGTCGTTCTCCTTGATGGAGGTGACCTTGTCGACCGGGGTGCCCGTCGCCTGGGCCGCCTGCTCGTCGATCCAGTCGCCACCGCGGGCGACGGAGAACTTCATGACCGGCACCGCGTAGTACGCGAGACAGACGTTCGTCATGCCCGCGCCGAAGGAGATGCCCAGCCCCGTGAAGTTGTTGTCCGCGAGTTCGGAGTAGATGACCGCCATCCCCTCGTTGATGGGCTCGGCGTCGTAGCCCATGTTGGACAGGAACGACTCGATGGTCTTCTGGTGGTACAGTGTGCTCAGACTGGAGTCGCTCGGGTCGGCCGGGACGGAGAAGTAGAGCTTCTCGTCCGGGTAGTTCGGCTCGCCGACGACCTGTTCGATGATGAGCTTCATCATCGGGATGGCGGACTTCTCCTGGCTGGAGAGGATGCCGTGTTTCATCGGCCGCCGGGTGTTCTTGTTGAAGATGTTCGCGAAGTTCAGGGCGTCGTCACCGACGACGTACACCTTGTCGTCCTTCCGGATGTGGAGGACCTCCGAGCGAGAGAGCATCTGCTCGGCCATGTCCGAGTACTCGATCTCCACGAAGGAGTTTCGCTGCTGTACGAATACC
This window of the Haloarchaeobius amylolyticus genome carries:
- a CDS encoding zf-TFIIB domain-containing protein translates to MKECPRCGSSLSRYALSEVEAYGCDSCGWVGIDVEHRSEPVRIESWQDAIRRFHQQFSDSELDEHAENLSRVEAERQAVMAEDEPAYEHAESADSDAVGDGDESGEDEETTTAEEAADEGTADDTESPTAEEDGATATTESDDGTEDGTESEDAADGTDADGADTEADPGAEAAPETAAPTNSQAE